A part of Miscanthus floridulus cultivar M001 chromosome 6, ASM1932011v1, whole genome shotgun sequence genomic DNA contains:
- the LOC136461086 gene encoding uncharacterized mitochondrial protein AtMg00810-like: MSDLGALSYYLGIEVRQGKETLTLGQSTYASKLLERSGMAECKPYVTPMEERLKPTKASTAARVDATLYRSIVGGLRYLVHTRPYIAFTVDYVRRFMEDPEMVTGSR; this comes from the coding sequence atgagcgatctcggcgcgctctcctactacctcggcatcgaggtgagacaaggGAAGGAGACGCTCACACTCGGTCAGAGCACatacgcctcgaagctgttggagcggagcggcatggctgagtgcaagccgtacgtgactccgatggaggaacGGCTAAAGccgacgaaggccagtaccgcggcgagggtagatgcaacactctaccgaagcatcgtcggcggtctgcgctacctagtccacacaaggCCATACATTGCGTTCACCGTGGACTACGTCAGACGCTTTATGGAGGATCCCGAGATGGTCACTGGGTcgcggtga